The following are encoded together in the Pseudoalteromonas ruthenica genome:
- the msbA gene encoding lipid A export permease/ATP-binding protein MsbA, giving the protein MQQSASQSYKRLLGYVKTYKAAAIVAIIGMLGYSAMDATFVWLMQPFIDEGLTERNSAVLTWAPFVVIALVLGRGAFNFVSSYCLAYVGSQVVRSLRQDLFQHMLNLPVSFHDKHSNGELISKITFDTEQVQQAITKALLVLVREGAYVAFLLVVMFAASWKLSLVFLVITPIVAIIVTVVSKRFRRISKNIQNAMGDVTRCSEQMLSGHKVIHGFNGQQQETERFAHVNNINRLQRVKMDATKALSVSVIQILAASSMAVILVLISMPSMLNSITSGTFVSLISSMMLMLRPLKQLSNVNSELQRGIAAAQSIFTVLDTEQEKDTGTQVLEKAKGHIQITDLTFHYPDVAEPVLKSLSLDITPGQNIALVGRSGSGKSTLSNLLPRYYDVEPASAIKLDGIATNELTLASLRQQFAIVSQQVVLFNDTIANNIMYGLAQPLSEQALIEVAKKAHVWEFVKDLPQGLNTMIGEDGVMLSGGQRQRIAIARALVKDAPILILDEATSALDTESEKLIQQALESLMKDKTAIIIAHRLSTIEQVDCIYVLDHGQIIEQGTHGELLNANGTYAALAKMQQGEGQ; this is encoded by the coding sequence ATGCAGCAAAGCGCCTCCCAAAGTTATAAGCGACTGCTTGGTTATGTAAAAACTTATAAAGCCGCCGCCATTGTCGCCATTATTGGCATGCTAGGGTATTCAGCAATGGATGCCACCTTTGTGTGGCTAATGCAGCCATTTATCGATGAAGGTTTAACTGAGCGTAACAGCGCTGTTTTGACTTGGGCTCCTTTTGTTGTGATTGCGTTGGTATTAGGGCGCGGCGCATTTAACTTTGTGTCCAGTTACTGTTTAGCCTATGTGGGTTCGCAAGTGGTGCGCTCATTGCGCCAAGACTTGTTCCAACACATGCTCAATCTACCGGTGAGTTTTCATGATAAGCACTCCAATGGTGAGCTTATCTCAAAGATCACCTTTGATACCGAGCAGGTGCAGCAGGCTATTACCAAAGCCTTGTTGGTGCTGGTGCGCGAAGGGGCGTATGTGGCGTTTCTATTGGTGGTGATGTTTGCCGCCAGTTGGAAGCTGTCGCTGGTGTTTTTAGTGATCACGCCGATTGTTGCCATCATCGTGACTGTGGTGTCTAAGCGTTTTCGCCGTATTTCCAAAAATATTCAAAATGCCATGGGTGATGTTACCCGTTGCTCAGAGCAGATGCTCTCAGGGCACAAAGTGATCCATGGTTTTAATGGCCAGCAGCAGGAAACCGAACGCTTTGCCCATGTCAACAATATTAACCGTCTGCAGCGGGTGAAAATGGATGCCACCAAAGCGCTGAGCGTATCGGTCATTCAAATTCTTGCTGCCTCATCTATGGCGGTGATCTTAGTGCTTATCTCCATGCCCAGCATGCTTAACTCAATTACCTCAGGAACCTTTGTCAGCCTGATCTCGTCGATGATGCTGATGCTACGCCCACTGAAACAGCTATCGAACGTAAACAGCGAGCTGCAACGTGGTATCGCCGCTGCGCAAAGTATCTTCACCGTGCTTGATACCGAACAGGAAAAAGACACCGGCACGCAAGTACTAGAAAAAGCCAAAGGGCATATTCAAATTACCGACTTGACCTTCCATTACCCCGATGTCGCAGAGCCGGTATTAAAGTCATTGTCACTGGATATTACTCCCGGGCAAAATATCGCCCTGGTCGGGCGTTCGGGCTCGGGTAAGTCGACGCTGTCGAATTTATTACCCCGTTACTATGACGTCGAGCCGGCATCGGCGATTAAACTCGATGGTATTGCCACCAATGAGCTGACTCTGGCGAGCCTGCGTCAACAGTTTGCTATTGTCTCGCAACAGGTGGTGCTCTTTAACGATACTATCGCTAACAATATTATGTATGGCTTGGCACAACCGCTGAGCGAACAAGCCCTTATCGAAGTAGCCAAAAAAGCACATGTGTGGGAGTTTGTTAAAGACTTGCCGCAAGGCTTAAATACCATGATTGGTGAAGACGGTGTCATGCTCTCTGGGGGTCAGCGCCAGCGTATTGCCATTGCCAGGGCTCTGGTTAAAGATGCACCGATACTGATCCTCGATGAGGCCACCTCAGCGCTTGATACCGAGTCGGAAAAGTTAATCCAGCAAGCGCTTGAGTCGCTGATGAAAGATAAAACCGCGATTATTATCGCCCACCGTTTGTCGACC